A segment of the Bdellovibrio bacteriovorus genome:
CGCTAAATTGGTTTTGTAAGAACTGCCCTGCTGTCAAAAAGTCGGACAGTTCTTGCATTACAAGCTTTCAAGACAAAGCCGTGTAAATCTCGGTATTAGATTCCAAGCTCTAGTTCTGATGGCATCCTTTATGCTCTTCCCCTCCGGATACTGACCGTTCTGGAGGAATTATGCTTCGCGATTCACATTTGAAAACCCTGCTGATGCTTGCCTGTGTTGGCAGCCTGACTTCTGCCTGCGAAATGAAAAAGAATCTGGATGATATGCACAAGTCCACGGTGGAAATGAATGAAACCACGAAACGCATGGAAGAAAAAACCGGCGAGCTGGATAAAAAATCAGAGTCTTTGGATAATAAAACCGCAGAGCTTTATGATGCCCTCAGACAGGGTAATGCCGCTCTTCTGCGCAAAGAATTCCTGCAACAGTTGAATGAATCCAAGGAAATGGCGAAAAAGCTCAGCCTGGGTGTGAAGTACTTCTGGGCTTATGAATTCCAATTGTGGTCGATGCAGGGGCTGGACAACGATCACCGCCGTGAAGAACTGGCATCTTCGGCCGCTCGTGAATTCATCCGTGAAATTCATGAATATGCCCCGACAGAAGATTTTATCTCTCCGACCTCGGACGACAACCGTGACATGAACCTCCTGGCGTTGGTCACAACCCTGCACGAAGTGAATGACAAACAAAAAAACCGTGTCGACCCAAAAGGGATCGAACACATGTCCATGCTGTCTTTGATCGAGCGTGCTTTGAAGCAAAAAGCCGATCTGGATGCAGGTCGTATTTCCCTGAACGACCTGAAGCCGTCTTCGTATGACCTGCTGGCATTTGAAAGCAAACTTATTCAGATCCTGCAAGCCCGCCAAAACTTCATCCTGACCATGCTGGTCGCCAAAGCCAGCAACATCGACAAGGGCCTGAAGAACAAAGTGAAGTTGGGTCTTTTGGGCATGAAGTGGACTTTGGATTTGAGCAAGTACAACGACGTTGAGGTCAACGAAATGACCCGCTATCTGAAGGCCGTGCTGGATACACGTAAAATCCTGAAAGACGCTGACTATGAGATCGTGGTGGATGAAACAATTCAGAAAGTCCTGATGAATGGCCAAGTCGCAAATGCAAAAAAACAGGGCTCTGTGCGTACCGCAGCTGAAAGTCAGATTCTGAACTACATTCAACAGGTCCGCAGCGCCACGGTAAAAACCAAATAGTTGTTTTTCACCACTCTGGACCTCGCGATGATTAAACCCCGCAAGCAGGAATGGCTCAATAATGCTGCGGAGGTTTCAAATGAAACTCAACCTAATCTACTCCATCACGATGATGCTTTTAATCGCGTTCTCGGTGGCCAAGGCAAACGACAAAACTGGGACAACGGTCTCCAAAAAAGATGCGCCCCAGTGCTCTCGCCTTAAGGTGAATAGTCCTGCGGCTCTTCCACGTCCCCTTGATATTCACTGATATATTGATAAGTGACTTTCCCGCCGGGCTTCACCACAAGAATCCCACCAAGCTGCGTGGCATCGCCTTGTTCCGGACTCCATCTTTTGGCAACGTGACCTTGCTCTTTGAGTTTCCTGATTGAACTGAGGCTTTTAAATCCATAGGCCGAAAAAAATCCGCGCTTGAATCCTGCCGCATGAAAGGACTCTAAATTTGGATCGGTAAACACCCAGGCTCCCTCCAGCCCAAGATCTTCTTTAAAAACTTTGATCATGGTCGGTGAGCCGTTGCCTATAAAGTAGATCTGCGCTCCTGCTTTTTCATATTTGTCCCGGTTAGCCCAGACATCCTTGGCATGCGCCCGGCAGGCGATACAGGCAAAGTGCCGCAAGAATATAAGAATGGCCGGTGCCTTCTGCCAAAAAGTTCCCAGCTTGAATTTGTTTTGATCTTCCCCCGTTACAAAAACTTGGGAAAGACGGGAAATATCACAAACAGTATTGGATGATGTTGATGCCATGATCTGTATTTTATTAAAGGGCTGTGGTGAAGTCTAACAAGTGAGAGTCGAGGCTTGAATGTGAGGAAATCAGCCAAAGAAAAAGTCTGTAATCTGACAGACAGAACAACCCGCCTGGCCTTAGCCCGTCAGGTGAAAAATGGTGGAGCCGATCGGGATCGAACCGACGACCTCAACACTGCCAGCGTTGCGCTCTCCCAGCTGAGCTACGGCCCCACTTATAATGACAAGACAAAATAATAGCCCTAAAATAATTCAAATGAAAAGCCAAAAATTACTCTTTGTCTGCCTGGGAAATATCTGTCGCTCCCCCACTGCTGAAGCCGTGGCGGCACATCTTATCAAACAACGGGACCTGCCTTGGGTGGTTGATTCCGCAGGAACTTCCGGAGCCCATGACGGGGAAAAAGCCGATCCGCGCAGCATTCTGCATGGACAACGCCGGGGGTATGAGCTGACAAGCATTTCCCGTGTGGTTCGGGAATCCGACTATTATGACTTTGACTGGATTCTGGCGATGGATGCCAGCAACCTTGAAAATCTGCGACAGCGCTGCCCGGACAAAACCTTGCTGACCAAGATTTCTTTGGTCACCGATTACTGTTCAGAATTCAAAGTCAAAGGCGTGCCCGATCCCTACTACGGGGGCGTCGACGGTTTTGATCATGTTCTGGATATTCTGGAAGACGCCATCGAAGGCCTGATAGACAAAGTTCAGGACCGCAGCGACAAGATTTAACGCACGGACAAAAACACATCCACCTGGGAGTTTTGAGGATCCGCACTGCGCTGATCATAAATCTCAAAGTCTGCCTTGTAGGCGCGCTCAGCTCCCAGGTCCGCTGGGCTCAAACCCCAGATGTGCTGCCAAAGATCTATCACCACATTGGGCATCTGCCCCTGCTTCGATGTGAAGGCCGCATATCGGGATGCTGGCAACACTTTCGCGGCCAGGCCCTCTGGAAGATTATCAAAAGAAGAAACCTCTTTGCCAAGAATGAACGAATACTCGCCGTTCACATCACTTTCATAATCAGTGTAAATTGCGTAAATGGGTCCATCGGCAAGCTGATTCGGGATCTTTTGCATCACCCCTTCACTGAAAAACTTCTGCCACTGGGAGCCGATTTTTCCATTCCCCTGCATTTCAGCGCGGTTGCTGGTGCGAACGGCAATACCGACAATCTTAATATCTGCTTTTTGTGTGAATGAATGGGTCATTGGATCTCCTGGAAAATTACTTGCCGGTGCGGAACTTTTCGAAGTTCTTTTTATTCTCGAAGTAAATCACAGAACCATCGGCACGAGCTGCAATCACGGCCGTTGCCTTGTCCACGGACTTTCCTGATACCGGGTCGATGGCCATGCGAGCCGTGGCATCTTCAGCCAGGGTCTTTTTGCAGTTTTCACAACAGCCATAATAAGTCTTACTTCCCTGCTTAACCGGGATCTGGTCACGCGGGAACACCATATTGGTGACCATGCAGACCTTTTGATTTGGCACGATCTCCAGTGCTTCGGCGGCGTGTGCCGAGCTGATCATTCCTGCCAAAATGACAAATACACCCATTACAAAGACTAACAGAGATTTCTTAAGGGACATATCAGACTCCTGCGTTCGGCTTGTTTGCAGATATTAGGATCCAAAGCCGCCTTTTGTGACAAATAAAGGCGGCCTCATAAATTAACGGACTTTGGCGCGCAACAGGTCCTGGATGTGCAGGATGCCCACGGGTTTGCGTGGATTTGCGGACTCTTTATCCAGAACGAAGACCATTTGAATCTGGAACTGCTCCATCACGAACAGGGCTTTTTCCGCCAGTTCATTCGCATCAATGGTTCTTGGATTGGTGGTCATAAGATCCTTGGCAAGACCCGTCAGCGGATCATTGGATTTTTCCAGACGGCGACGAATATCACCATCCGTGATCACCCCGACCAAATCACCTTTTTCATCAACGATACCTGCGGCCCCGCGAACATCCTTGTGGGTCATGATCGAAAACACCTGGCGAACAGGTGTCTCCAGAGTCACTGTCGGCAAAGCGTCCCCGCCGTGCATGACATCCCGAACGCGGGTCAGAAGGCGATAACCAAGGCTTCCGCCCGGATGGAATTCCGCAAAGTCTTCAGAGCTGAAGCCTTTTTCCGCCATCACGGCCATCGCCACCGCATCCCCCATCGCAAGGGTTGCTGTACTGCTGGCTGTGGGAGCAAGCCCCAGAGGACAAGCCTCTTCTGAAACATGAACGTTCAAAGTGACTTGAGCGGCTTTCGCCAAAGACGATTCTGGTTTGCCGGTGATTGCGATCAGGGGAATGCCTTTGCGGGAAACAAATCTTAAGATGCCCGCGAACTCAGGGGACTCACCGCCATAAGACAGCGCAATCACCACGTCGTTGTTTTCAACAAGTCCCAGATCCCCGTGCGAACTTTCTGCCGGGTGCAGAAACACCGCCGGAGTTCCTGTGGAAGAAAAGGTGCTGGCAAGTTTTCTGGCGATCTGGCCGGATTTACCCATGCCCGTCAGAACAATTTTACCCTCACAGGCTGTGATCATTTTCACCACTTGTTCGAAAGAGTCACCAAGGCGCTCTTTCAATGCCAGAATGGCCTGGGCCTCAACCTCTAGAACTTTCAGACCCTGTTGAATAACTTTGGACATATTCTAACGAACCTTTCTTACTTCTTCTTCAGGCTTGCTTTAACAAAATGCACGAAGAGCGGATGCGGAGCCAAGGGTTTTGACTTGAATTCCGGATGGAACTGCACGCCGACAAACCACGGATGATCAGGAAGTTCCACGATCTCGACCAGGTCACGCTCTTTGCAGATCCCGGAAGCCATCATGCCGTTCTTTTCAAACAGGTCTTTATATTTGTTGTTGAATTCAAAGCGGTGACGGTGACGTTCCATGATAGAGGACGCCTTGTACACCTGATGAGCGCGGGAACCCGAGGCAATCGCACACGGGAAAGCGCCCAAGCGCATGGTGCCGCCCTTATTGATCACTCCGCGCTGCTCGGCCATGGAATCAATCACGAAGTTGCCAGTGCGTTTGTTTTCAGCGTGGAATTCACGGCTGGTGGCATCTTTGATACCACACACGTTGCGCGCAAACTCAATCGCCGACAACTGCATACCAAAGCAGATACCAAAGAATGGAACACGTTTTTCACGAGCATACTTGATGGCCGTGATTTTACCTTCCACACCACGGGTGCCAAAGCCCCCCGGAACCAGAATGCCGTCAACCTTGCCCAATAAAGAATGCACGGTCTTGTCAGTGACCTTTTCAGAATCCACATAAATGATTTCCACGCGGGCGTTGTTGGCAACCCCACCGTGAACCAGAGCCTCATGCAGGGACTTGTAGGATTCTTTCAAATCCACATACTTGCCGACCACACCGATTTTTACGGTATGACTTGGGTTCCCCAGAATCTTCACCAGATTCTGCCAGCCCTTCATGTTCAGCTTGCCGGCAGAAAGTCCCAGACGTGCCACGATCAGCTCATCCAGTTTTTCTTTGTGCAATGCCAAAGGCACTTCGTAAATGAAGCGGCTGTCCTGAGCGGCGATAACGTTTTCCGGCTTCACGGAACAGAACAAACCGATTTTGGCTTTCAGATTTTCATCAATAACTTTTTCACTGCGACAAACCAGGAAATCCGGCTGCAAACCGATTTCACGCAGCTCTTTCACCGAGTGCTGGGTCGGCTTGGACTTCAACTCTCCCGCCGCCGCGATGTACGGCACATAGGTCACATGCACCAGAACCGAATTTTCATGGCCCACATCAATGCGCATCTGACGAATGGCTTCAAGGAACGGCTGACTTTCAATATCCCCGACAGTCCCGCCGATTTCCACCAGAATGATTTCACTGCCCTGAGCGGCTTCATAAATGCGGGCTTTGATTTCTTCGGTGATGTGCGGGATGACCTGCACAGTTCCGCCCAGATAATCACCGCGACGCTCGCGGTTCAAAACCGTGTCATAAATCTGACCGGTGGAAACCGAGTTCGAGCGGTTCATCAGCGCGGATGTAAAGCGCTCATAGTGGCCCAGATCCAGATCGGTTTCAGCCCCGTCTTCAGTCACATACACTTCACCGTGCTGCAATGGCGACATGGTGCCCGGATCCACGTTCAAATAAGGGTCAAATTTCATGATGGTCACTTTGTGACCGCGGCCTTCCAGCAAAGCCCCAAGGCTGGCAGCTGTCAGTCCTTTGCCAATCGAGG
Coding sequences within it:
- a CDS encoding AhpC/TSA family protein, yielding MASTSSNTVCDISRLSQVFVTGEDQNKFKLGTFWQKAPAILIFLRHFACIACRAHAKDVWANRDKYEKAGAQIYFIGNGSPTMIKVFKEDLGLEGAWVFTDPNLESFHAAGFKRGFFSAYGFKSLSSIRKLKEQGHVAKRWSPEQGDATQLGGILVVKPGGKVTYQYISEYQGDVEEPQDYSP
- a CDS encoding low molecular weight protein-tyrosine-phosphatase, which gives rise to MKSQKLLFVCLGNICRSPTAEAVAAHLIKQRDLPWVVDSAGTSGAHDGEKADPRSILHGQRRGYELTSISRVVRESDYYDFDWILAMDASNLENLRQRCPDKTLLTKISLVTDYCSEFKVKGVPDPYYGGVDGFDHVLDILEDAIEGLIDKVQDRSDKI
- a CDS encoding GyrI-like domain-containing protein, producing the protein MTHSFTQKADIKIVGIAVRTSNRAEMQGNGKIGSQWQKFFSEGVMQKIPNQLADGPIYAIYTDYESDVNGEYSFILGKEVSSFDNLPEGLAAKVLPASRYAAFTSKQGQMPNVVIDLWQHIWGLSPADLGAERAYKADFEIYDQRSADPQNSQVDVFLSVR
- a CDS encoding TRASH domain-containing protein, producing MSLKKSLLVFVMGVFVILAGMISSAHAAEALEIVPNQKVCMVTNMVFPRDQIPVKQGSKTYYGCCENCKKTLAEDATARMAIDPVSGKSVDKATAVIAARADGSVIYFENKKNFEKFRTGK
- a CDS encoding KpsF/GutQ family sugar-phosphate isomerase, whose product is MSKVIQQGLKVLEVEAQAILALKERLGDSFEQVVKMITACEGKIVLTGMGKSGQIARKLASTFSSTGTPAVFLHPAESSHGDLGLVENNDVVIALSYGGESPEFAGILRFVSRKGIPLIAITGKPESSLAKAAQVTLNVHVSEEACPLGLAPTASSTATLAMGDAVAMAVMAEKGFSSEDFAEFHPGGSLGYRLLTRVRDVMHGGDALPTVTLETPVRQVFSIMTHKDVRGAAGIVDEKGDLVGVITDGDIRRRLEKSNDPLTGLAKDLMTTNPRTIDANELAEKALFVMEQFQIQMVFVLDKESANPRKPVGILHIQDLLRAKVR
- a CDS encoding CTP synthase, which gives rise to MAKRKTTTKKVSTAKSTKKALKQKFIFVTGGVVSSIGKGLTAASLGALLEGRGHKVTIMKFDPYLNVDPGTMSPLQHGEVYVTEDGAETDLDLGHYERFTSALMNRSNSVSTGQIYDTVLNRERRGDYLGGTVQVIPHITEEIKARIYEAAQGSEIILVEIGGTVGDIESQPFLEAIRQMRIDVGHENSVLVHVTYVPYIAAAGELKSKPTQHSVKELREIGLQPDFLVCRSEKVIDENLKAKIGLFCSVKPENVIAAQDSRFIYEVPLALHKEKLDELIVARLGLSAGKLNMKGWQNLVKILGNPSHTVKIGVVGKYVDLKESYKSLHEALVHGGVANNARVEIIYVDSEKVTDKTVHSLLGKVDGILVPGGFGTRGVEGKITAIKYAREKRVPFFGICFGMQLSAIEFARNVCGIKDATSREFHAENKRTGNFVIDSMAEQRGVINKGGTMRLGAFPCAIASGSRAHQVYKASSIMERHRHRFEFNNKYKDLFEKNGMMASGICKERDLVEIVELPDHPWFVGVQFHPEFKSKPLAPHPLFVHFVKASLKKK